DNA sequence from the Methanofollis formosanus genome:
CTCCAGACGATGAGCACCCCGAAGCCCAGGGCGAAGAGAGCAAAGAGGTTGACGAGATAGAAGCCGAGCACCTGCCAGAGCCTGGTGATCACCACGGCGCCGCTCCGCTGGAGGGAGGCGAAGACCCCGAGTTCTTCGGTGACCGCCGCCACGTCGTAGAAGTAGGCGAAGAAGGCGAGGGAGAGTATGACTCCAAGTGCGGTCGACCCGGCGACGGCAAGGGCGCTCTCGCCGAGGATGAGGGTGATCGGGATCGCAAGGAGGAAGAGGGTCACCATTGCCACAAAGAAGAGGACGATCCCCGGGAGGAGGACTCTGAAGTAGCCCTTCTTTCCTTCTTCGAGGAAGACTGCCATGCTCCGGTCCTCGCGGTGCGCAGTGCCGTACGCCCCGGCCGCAAAGAAGGGGACCAGGAGCATTCCGAGCAGCAGGACCTTGCTGGCGAAGAAGACCTCTCCCGAGAACTCGAGGAGGAGGTCGAGGCCGAAGGCCGCGCCGGCGACGATCCCGGCCGCCCAGAATGCCGGGTATTTCCTGAGGAGGCCGAAAGCGTCCTGGAGGGATGCGAGTACCATATCCTGGTCACCGGTTCCGCGGCATGGCGACGATCTCGCGCACCTGGAGGTCGAAGTAGGAGGCGGTGTGCGACGGCCTGATGACGCAGACCGTGTCGGCACCGGTGGCGGTCCCGCCGACGGCGACGACCTCCTCGTCCACCCTCACCGCTCCATGGTCGGCGGCGATGAGCGAGCACTCGACGGCCACCTTCAGGCCGACGGCCACCGTCCGCCTGAGCGCCTCGGCGATCGCCTCGGTCCTCGAAGACCCGCCGAGTTTCGGCGACCTGGAGATCGCCCGTTCCAGGCCGGAGAGGGCATGGGTGCCGGTGACGATCTCGGCGCCGTCCGCCCGCAGCGTTGCGGCCGCATCGGCGTCGAAGTCCCAGACTCCGGGCGCTGAGAAGCCGACGACATGGGTGACGGCCACCAAACGCAGGCCGGTCCCTTCCATCGCTCTGAGGAAGGCGAGGGCGGTCTTCCCGGTGGAGGAGGCCACGACGATGGTGGTGATCCCTGCTTCCTGTGCGCGCTCGACGGCGAACCTGGCGGCGTCCTCGGTGTTCGCCTCACCGGGTTCGTCGAAATAATAGGTCTTCCGTGTAATGTAGCCCATGGTACCAGATTAATAAGAGTACAAAGGTAAAAGTGAATTGTTATGATTACGCTTGCACTGGCCGGAAAACCGAACTGCGGCAAATCGACATTTTTCAAGGCCGCCACCATGGCGCAGGTTGAGATCGCCAATTATCCGTTCACCACCATCGACGCCAACCACGGCGTCGCCTATGTGCGGACGACGTGCCCGTGCAAAGAACTCGGCATCGAGGGCTGCACCCAGTGCCAGGACGGCGTGCGCTTTGTCCCGATCGCCTTCATCGACGTGGCGGGTCTGGTGCCCGACGCGCACAAGGGGCGGGGACTTGGCAACCAGTTCCTCGACAACCTCAGGCAGGCCGACGCCATCCTCCATGTGGTGGACGCCAGCGGCGCCACCGACGAGGAGGGCAACCCGGTCGATCCGGGGAGCCACGACCCCAGGGAGGACATCAAGTTCCTGGGCGTCGAGATGACGATGTGGGTTCACGGTATCCTTGCCAAGCACTGGCCCCGTATCCAGCGGCAGGCCCAGTCGAAGAACTACGACATCCACGACGGCGTGGCCGACGTGCTCGCGGGCCTCGGGATCACCTACGAGGACTCGCTACACGCGGCGACCGAACTCGGGATCGACCTGCAGCGCTCGGAGATCAAGGACCTCGTTCCCTTCTGCGAACTGCTGCTTGCAAAGAACAAACCGGTCCTCTTTGTCGCAAACAAGATGGACACCGCAGATAAGGCTCTGCTCGCCGAACTTGCCGAGATGGACGGCGTGGTCAGCAGCGCCGCCGCCGAACTCGCCCTGCGGATGGCCGCGGATGGCGGGTTCATCCACTATATCCCGGGCGACCCCTCGTTTACGATCAACGAAGACGCCAACCTCTCCGCCCAGCAGCGTGCCGGGCTCGAACACCTCGCGGCCCTGATGGCCGAACACGGCGGGACCGGCGTCCAGCAGGCGATCGACCGCACGGTCTTCGAACTCCTGGACCAGATCGTTGTCTACCCCGTGGAGGATGAGCGCCACTTCACCGACAAGCAGGGCCGCGTCCTCCCCGACGCCTTCCTGATGCCGAAGGGCTCCACCCCCAAAGACCTTGCCTTCCGCGTCCACACCGATATCGGCGAAGGCTTCCTGTACGCCGTCGACGCCAGGACCGATATGCGGATCAAGGAGAGCACCGAACTGAAGCACGGCGACATCATCAAGATCGTAAGCGCCAAGAAGTGAGCGGGGCCCCGGCACCAAACCGCTATCTTTTTTACCCTCCAGGGATGATCTTCACCCATGGGTGGCGAGGTCTACCAGGCGCAGGTGCTCAAGAACTTTTTTGAGACGATCACCGGACCTGACCGGAACCTCTCCAGGATCTTCATGTGCGTCCTCTCCCTCGCGAAGCTCAGGATGGAACCGCCCGAGACGGTGGCGCACCTCACCGATCAACTCCGCAAGAGCCGCCAGCACCGCGAGCTCTCCATCGATATTCTGGACTATATGTGCTCGTGCGCGAGCGAACTCGACCTGGTCCCGGTCCAAACGGCCTTCGGGGTCAAGGACGTCAGGGAGATCGCCGAGACGTTTGAGGGGATCTCGATCGACTCGTTCTGATCCGGCGCTGTTCTGGCACCGGTTTTGGGTTTTGGGCCTCTGATCCCGGGCCAGATCGGCCTTTTTTTGAGACCTTCCCAGAATACGCTCAGTTCGCGAAATGCGGAAAAAAGCAAGGTTTCTCCCCGGCCCTGAATGCCCCGTATGAGCCGGAGGGATATCAGGGGCCCTGAACTCCAGGGACGCCGGTCTATGAGCGGGGAGTCTGCCCGGAATGCGGCGCGATTGGGTGGCAGAATAGGGTTGTTTTTCGCGCTCTGGAGAGTTCAACATACAGGGTGAAAATTTCTCGTTCCTTGATCACTCATTTTCAAGATAGGAGAATCGGTGGGGTGCAACCCCCCGGCACGAGACGTTGGGGAAGAATCTGTGATTGGGGGCAGCACATCCGATCAGCATGCCTTCCCACATCTTCGCGCGGGGGCTCTGCCCCCGGACCCCCGGGATGGCGATAGGGGCAGGAAGGCAGAGGACTGATCATTACGGAGGAACTTTTATCCTCTGTGTATCGGTTTCAATGGCATTTGGTGAGTTCAAATCCTCGTGTAAACCAGAAGAGATGATCTTCTGGATCATTTTCAGAGTGATTCGGCATGAACCCCAGGCTCAAGCATAGTGATGAAAATATTCTGAGCAGCGCTTCAGCGTGTGGACGGATCTCTATCCTGGCGACAGGGGGATCACTCAATCGCCGCCCCTCGGCTATCTTCGGTCCGTGGGGGGTCCGGGGGGTGCAACCCCCCGGCGCGAGATTTCAGGAAAGATTCTACGATTGGGGGCGGCATGCTGATCATCACGCCTTCCCACACCATCGGCCGGGGGCTCTGCCCCCGGACCCCCGGGATGGCGATAAGGCCGGGAAGGCATAATCGGAGGACTTGAAGAGAGATATGCCGTCCACCCATCCCTCCTGCTTTCATGCCTTCCCGCACGCTCGTGCTGGAGAGTTCAGGGATGGCCTTGCGTATCTCTGAGGCGTGTTCTCGACTCGTACCTAAAACCGCAACTGTTTCCGGTATGAGGTGAGGATCTGGATAGGAAGGCCCCGGTGTTCGTCGAGCGCCTGCTCGTCGTCGGGGGAGGCGATCGCGCCCACTGCATACAGGAGGAGGAGGGCGTTGTCCAGGGTGTAGGTGGCCTCGTCCTCCACCTCGCCGGCCGGGAGGTCCATCGCCAGCAATGGGCGGTCTTCCTCGGAGAAGCGGGGGAGGTCGGTGGAGACCAGGACCGAGGCCTTGAGGTCGTTTGCCCTCCGCTGCAGGATCTGCAGGGCGGTTTTCAGGGCCGCTGGCGCCTCCTCCTTCTCCAGGCGCGCGAGGGCCGCTTCCGCCTTTGCGGCCGCGTTCCCATAGAGCCCGAACTTGAACCTGAGGAGTGCCGAGGTGACGGCGTGCGCCGTCTCCTCGTCCAGGTTCTCGAACGCGGGCCTGACCCGTTCGATATATGCCTCGAGATAGGTGTCTGCGCGTCCCATACCCTCTACCTCTCTGCCCTCACTCAAATCTTTTTTCAAGCCGCACGGCGAGGATCGTGATCGTCGCGGCATAGACCGTCTGCATGATCGGCCCGCCCGAGAAGTCGCCGGTGAGGAGGATGAGCACCGCGTACAGCGGGGCGAGAAGAGAGACGAGGTCTTTTCTCTTCTTCTGGTAGGCGACGTAGGCGAGGATGACGGAAGCCGCCACGCACGCCCATTTGCCTATCGCCCAGTACGGGTGGTAGACATTCATGATCGATTCGCCTGAGACGAGAAGCGCCACCGCCGAGACGAGTATCCCGCCAAACGCCACCGCCGGGACGGCTGCCCACAGCCTCCTGTTCATATCCTGCAGTTCCATAGTTCTGAGAGAGAGATGGGGGTGCACATTTATTGGAGGTTGTGGTGAGATCATGGTGTGGCGACGCTCATCTTCTCCGACGTCCATGCCGACGCCCCGACCCTCCTGAGCGTGCTCGCTCTCCTGAAGAACCCGGCATTCCATGCATATTTCGGGGAGATCGACCGGGCGGTCAACCTCGGCGATCTCCTGGGCCGGGGGTACACCCCGGCGGAGACCCTCGAGGCCGTGGAACAGTTCGGGCAGGAAGTGCCGCTCGTCTCGCTCATCGGCAACCACGACCACGCCTTTCTCCACGGGATCCCGGTGAGCGGGAGCGACGCCGCGAGTATGGCCGCCCACCGCGCCCTTGAGGGTTCACCCCTCCTGGAGGTGATCCGCGACCTCCCTGAGGAGGCGGTGCTCGAAGCCATGCTCTTTGTGCACGGAGGCCCCCTCCGTCTCGGCGACGCCCTCACTGACAGATCTTTCTGGCAGCGCCTCGCTGCGCGGCCCGGCCCTTCCTTTGCCGGGTATCACTACACTCCGGAGATGGCCTTTGCCGAACTCGAACGCCGTGGGCTCTCCCATCTCTGTTGTGGACACCAGCACACGCCGCTCTGTTATCAGAAAAGAGGGGGAGCGATCGTACCCCGGCCGCTGACATTCGAGCCTGTCCCCGGCCTCCCACTCAGGGGCACCGCGGTCGACCTGGACGCCCCGTCCATCCTCAGGGTGGGGGCCTGCCGTGGGGTGCACCCGGAGTTTGCGGTCACCGATTTTGTCAGGTTCTGGTTTCTGCAGCGATGGTGAACCCCTCTCCCTCCAGGGTCACCGGGACCCCTGCAATTGGTGCAAGGGCGTCTCTGAGTCGGCGAGCCCGTTCGGGGATGCGTTCCGTCTCTGCGGCCACCTGCTCTGTTGCCTCTGCTTGGGCCGCCCGGTCGGCCTCCGTCCCGGCCTTCAGATCTTCGATCTCCTGTTCAAGGTCCGCCGCCTCGCGGAGGGCCGTGTACGAACGCGCCCGTGCCAGGGCCTCTTCCTCCTCGCGTCGCATCGCGGCGAGGTGGGCGAAGGCGTCGGTGAAGGCGCCCTCGATCTTTCCTCCCTCAGAGAAGAGGGTCCGGTCCTCCTTGCTCTTCAGGGGCAGGTCGCCGCGTTCGATCTGGCCCCTGACAGTCCTGATAACCGGGGCGAGGGCGGCCTCGACCTCACCGGCCCCCGCGCTCACCGGCTGATCGAGGACGCGGATGCATGCCTGCAACATCTTTGCCTCCTCCTTTCCGCCGGCCCTGGCCGCGACCCGTTCGGCCTTCCTGATGATCCGGGCGGCCTGGGCCCCCAGGTTCTGCACCGCGCGTTCGGCCTCCTCTCTCCGGTCAAGACACGTTTTCGCCTCTTCCTCGGACCGGGCGGCCTCCCGGTAGGCATCCCCATTTTTGAGGTTTTGAAGAGCCGCGGTCTTCTCCTGCAGATCCTGTTCGGCCGCCGTGATCTCGGTCTTCAGGTCTACCGCACGTTCGCCGGCCCTGACGATATCGATCTGTGCCGCCTGGAAGGTGCGGAGGGCATCGCGGGCGGCGTCGATCTGCTTCTGGGCCGCCTGCGCCTCCTTGACCACGGCCGTGAGGTCGTTGACGGCGTTGCCGATGGCGCTGGTGACCTGCCTGAACTCCTTCATCTCCTCAGGGAAGGCCCCGGCGAGGTACCGCCCCTGCCCGCGCTGCACCTTGAGGATCCCGGTGATCAGGTCGGCCGCGGCGGCGTAGAACCCGTCCGGGTCCTCAGGGAGGGGCCGGGCGATCTGCTGTTCCATCGCCGCGAGAAAAGAGGGGAGTGAACGGTCGGTGACGGTCTTCAGCCGCGACGGGATGTCCTCCCGCCCCTCCGCATCGCCCAGCACCGCGAGGACGCCCCTGAGGTCCTGGAGCGAGGCGACGACCGTTTCCCGGGTCTCCCCGGTCTGGGCCTTCAGTCGCTCCTCCAGTTCCCCCTCGCGCGCCTCCAGCCACCCGTCGACGTCTTCGACGGCAAGAGTAAGAGTTTCTTCCTCGTTCTTCCCGAAAAGACCCTTGAGAAACCTGAACATCACCGATCTATCGGTGGCGGGGTATATAGGGTTTGAGGGGCTCAGACCACATCGGACGAGGCGATCTGCTTCATCCGATCGACCCCCTGGATCTGGTCGATCACCCCGGCGACCGCCCCGGGCACCAGTTCCCGCCAGTCCTCGCCGGTGACCATCCGGCGGCGGATCTCGGTTCCCGAGAGGGTCTTTCTCATCACCATCGGCATCGTCCGCACCTTCATTCCCATCTCCGAGAAAAGGCGGATGACCAGCGGGTTGTTGGAGTAGACCACGTCGAAGTACGGGGTCATCGAGTAGACATGCGAGACCCAGAGGGCGTTTCTGCGCAGGTCCTCGATCGGGATGGCATAGAAGGGGATCCCGATCTCCTCCATGGCCGCCGAGATCATCATCACCCGCTCGCCCGCGGTGAACGGGTTCTCGAGCTCGTGGGAGAACTGGGCGCTCCCGACCCCGATCACGAGTTCGTCCACCTCATGGGAGATCTGCTCGATCACCGTGTGGTGGCCGAGGTGGTAGGGCTGGAACCGCCCGATGTAAAACCCGCGGGTCATGCACGCCTCGCCAGGGCCGCGATCTGTGCGGCATGCGCCCCGGCCACAAACCCGGCATCGATATTCACGACCGTCAGCACCGAGCAGGACTGGAGCATGCTGGCAAGCGCCGCCTCGCCCCCGCCCATGTAGCCGTATCCGGTCGAGACCGGCACCCCGATCACCGGTTTGTCCACGAGCCCCGCGACGACCGCGGGGAGCGTCCCCTCCCGTCCGGCGGCCACCACATAGACGTGCGCCCCGGCCAGGTCCTGGAGGGCCGGGAAGAGACGGTGGACGCCCGCCGCCCCGACGTCGTAGGCCGTCTTCACCGTGCAGCCCATCTCCTCGGCGATGACCCGCGCTTCCTCGGCGACCCTGATGTCGGCCGTCCCTGCGGTGAGCACGGCGACGACCCCCTCGTGCTTCTCGGGTGCACCACCCTTTGAGAGGACAATGATCTTCGCCCGCTCCTCGTGGCGGGACAAGAGCCCTGCCTTCCCTGCGGCCGCTTCCACCGCCGCAGCCTGTGCCGGACTCACCCGCGTCGCCAGACAGCGCCCGGCCACTTCGGTGTGGCGGAGCATGATCGCGACGAGGTCGTCGGTCTCCTTCCCCTCGGCAAGGACGACCTCCGGGATCCCGCACCGCATCTCGCGGCCCAGATCGATCCGTGCGAGCTCGCCGATCTTCGCGATCCTGAGCCCTGATATTCTCTCTATCGTATCGTCGAGGGAGAGTTTCCCGGCGGCATAGGCGTCGAGCACCTCCCTCAGGTCTCGGTCAGACGACATATTCCCCTCGTACATTAGATGGGATCCCGCCCTATATCATGCTCCCTCTGTCGACAGACATAAACCGGTGCGCAGACCACCTCTCGGCAATGACCTATCTCCTCTATGTGGCCGGCTTCGGGATGGCCGCCACCTTCTTCCTCTGGCTTCGGGACGCCCGGATCTTCTGGCGCACCGCCCTCCCCGGGTACCGGGAGGCGGCGTACCGGGGCGTCCTGTACTCGGCCCTCTCGCTCTTCGGATTTCTGATGGCCTATACCTCCGAAGACCTCGAGTTCCTCGCCCTCGGTGCGGTCCTGCTCGCCCTCTATCTGCAGGGCCGACAGAAGCGGGAAAAGGTCTGGAAGGGCGGCGAGAGCGCCGTGGATCGGTTCCTCGGCAGCGCCGGACGCAGGTAAGATAAGGCCATGACCGAAATAGATAGAGAGGAGACGTAGTGATGCTTCAGAAACCACGTGGAACCAGGGACTTTCTGCCCGGCGAGATGGCGCGCCGGCGGGCCGCGGAAGCGAAGATGCGCGAG
Encoded proteins:
- a CDS encoding pyruvate kinase alpha/beta domain-containing protein; protein product: MGYITRKTYYFDEPGEANTEDAARFAVERAQEAGITTIVVASSTGKTALAFLRAMEGTGLRLVAVTHVVGFSAPGVWDFDADAAATLRADGAEIVTGTHALSGLERAISRSPKLGGSSRTEAIAEALRRTVAVGLKVAVECSLIAADHGAVRVDEEVVAVGGTATGADTVCVIRPSHTASYFDLQVREIVAMPRNR
- a CDS encoding redox-regulated ATPase YchF, which produces MITLALAGKPNCGKSTFFKAATMAQVEIANYPFTTIDANHGVAYVRTTCPCKELGIEGCTQCQDGVRFVPIAFIDVAGLVPDAHKGRGLGNQFLDNLRQADAILHVVDASGATDEEGNPVDPGSHDPREDIKFLGVEMTMWVHGILAKHWPRIQRQAQSKNYDIHDGVADVLAGLGITYEDSLHAATELGIDLQRSEIKDLVPFCELLLAKNKPVLFVANKMDTADKALLAELAEMDGVVSSAAAELALRMAADGGFIHYIPGDPSFTINEDANLSAQQRAGLEHLAALMAEHGGTGVQQAIDRTVFELLDQIVVYPVEDERHFTDKQGRVLPDAFLMPKGSTPKDLAFRVHTDIGEGFLYAVDARTDMRIKESTELKHGDIIKIVSAKK
- a CDS encoding metallophosphoesterase family protein; this encodes MATLIFSDVHADAPTLLSVLALLKNPAFHAYFGEIDRAVNLGDLLGRGYTPAETLEAVEQFGQEVPLVSLIGNHDHAFLHGIPVSGSDAASMAAHRALEGSPLLEVIRDLPEEAVLEAMLFVHGGPLRLGDALTDRSFWQRLAARPGPSFAGYHYTPEMAFAELERRGLSHLCCGHQHTPLCYQKRGGAIVPRPLTFEPVPGLPLRGTAVDLDAPSILRVGACRGVHPEFAVTDFVRFWFLQRW
- a CDS encoding nicotinamide-nucleotide adenylyltransferase; amino-acid sequence: MTRGFYIGRFQPYHLGHHTVIEQISHEVDELVIGVGSAQFSHELENPFTAGERVMMISAAMEEIGIPFYAIPIEDLRRNALWVSHVYSMTPYFDVVYSNNPLVIRLFSEMGMKVRTMPMVMRKTLSGTEIRRRMVTGEDWRELVPGAVAGVIDQIQGVDRMKQIASSDVV
- the larB gene encoding nickel pincer cofactor biosynthesis protein LarB translates to MSSDRDLREVLDAYAAGKLSLDDTIERISGLRIAKIGELARIDLGREMRCGIPEVVLAEGKETDDLVAIMLRHTEVAGRCLATRVSPAQAAAVEAAAGKAGLLSRHEERAKIIVLSKGGAPEKHEGVVAVLTAGTADIRVAEEARVIAEEMGCTVKTAYDVGAAGVHRLFPALQDLAGAHVYVVAAGREGTLPAVVAGLVDKPVIGVPVSTGYGYMGGGEAALASMLQSCSVLTVVNIDAGFVAGAHAAQIAALARRA
- a CDS encoding ABC transporter permease — encoded protein: MTYLLYVAGFGMAATFFLWLRDARIFWRTALPGYREAAYRGVLYSALSLFGFLMAYTSEDLEFLALGAVLLALYLQGRQKREKVWKGGESAVDRFLGSAGRR